A part of Anser cygnoides isolate HZ-2024a breed goose chromosome 17, Taihu_goose_T2T_genome, whole genome shotgun sequence genomic DNA contains:
- the DEPDC5 gene encoding GATOR1 complex protein DEPDC5 isoform X3: MRTNKVYKLVIHKKGFGGSDDELVVNPKVFLQIKLGDVVEIAHPNDEYSPLLLQVKSLKEDLQKETISVDQTVAQVFRLRPYQDVHVNVVDPKEVTLDLVELTFKDQYIGRGDMWRLKKSLVSTCAYVTQKVEFAGIRAQAGELWVKSEKVTCGYISEDTRVVFRSTSAMVYIFIQMSCEMWDFDIYGDLYFEKAVNGFLADLFTKWKEKNCSHEVTVVLFSRTFYEAKSIDEFPETHRASIRQDHEGRFYEDFYKVVVQNERREEWTSLLVTIKKLFIQYPVLVRLEQAEGFPPGYNSTSAQGNYLEAINLSFNVFDKHYINRNFDRTGQMSVVITPGVGVFEVDRLLMILTKQRMIDNGIGVDLVCMGEQPLHAVPLFKLHNRCGPGDSRLGDDYNIPHWINHSFYTSKSQLLCNSFTPRIKLAGRKPLTEKAKNSRDSSLGAPKDAENALPIQVDYDGYDAQVFRLPGPSRAQRCTTFSRSVRERESRTRKSSSSYDVSCSPSLQSRTLPPEEVRSQASDDSSLGKISNILMIPRPHLHQYEVSSSLGYTSTRDVLENMLESQQRDSSAPGRFHVGSAESMLHIRPGGYTPQRALINPFAPSRMPMKLTSNRRRWMHTFPVGPSGEAIQIHHQTRQNMAEMQGNGQQDLTHSSAELLELAYHEATGRHTSSRHPGDSASFLGFSGTEEYSNGLAGSNGAGMNLKPQNKDSLEDAVSNSPDPMPGFCCTVGVDWKSLTTPACLPLTTDYFPDRQSLQNDYTEGCYDLLPEADIDRRDEEGVQMTAQQVFEEFICQRLMQGYQIIVQSKPQKPATTVPPPLSSSPLYSRGLVSRNRPEEEDQYWLSMGRTFHKVTLKDKIITVTRYLPKYPYESAQINYTYSLCPSHSDSEFVSCWVEFSHERLEEYKWNYLDQYICSAGSEDFSLIESLKFWRTRFLLLPACISATKRIMEGEVHCDVYGDKPRSDEEEWQLLDGFIRFVEGLNRIRRRHRSDRMIRKGSAMKGLQIAGPIPTHSLEQSGPPIGKKGTSALSALLEMEASQKTLGEQQAAMLSGKSSGQPSDSGSIAITPTYMDSPRKDGAFFMDFVRSPRTTSTFYSQVSIDQSVPVTSDGNTLINTGQSADRGNAQNLGSSQNVADPGYVTAGTAEGGSQQCSASSLTSSSTLIEILEAMKHPTTGIQLLSEQKGLSPYCFISAEVVHWLVNNVEGVQTQAMAIDIMQKMLEEQLIVHASGEALRTFIYGFYFYKIVVDKEPDRVGMQQPAMWHTAAMDDFSAFQRKWFEVAFVAEELLHSEIPAFFLPWLPSRPASYASRHSSFSRSFGGRSQAAALLAATVPEQRTVTLDVDVNNRTDRLEWCSCYYHGNFSLNAAFEIKLHWMAVTAAVLFEMVQGWHRKATSCGFLLVPVLEGPFALPSYLYGDPLRAQLFIPLNVSCLLKEGSEHLFDGFEPETYWDRMHLLQEAIAYRFGFVQDKYSASAFNFPAENKPQYIHVTGTVFLQLPYSKRKFSCGQQRRRRNSTSSTNQNMFCEERIGYNWAYNTMLTKTWRSSATGDEKFADRLLKDFTDFCWNKDSRLVLFWTDCLDKMHASAP, translated from the exons ATGAGAACCAACAAGGTGTACAAGCTCGTCATACACAAGAAGGGTTTTGGAGGCAGCG ATGATGAACTGGTGGTGAATCCTAAAGTATTTCTTCAAATCAAGCTGGGAGATGTTGTGGAAATTGCACATCCCAATGATGAATACAG CCCCCTGCTCCTACAAGTGAAGTCACTGAAGGAAGATTTACAGAAAG AAACTATAAGTGTGGATCAGACTGTTGCACAGGTGTTCCGGCTTCGGCCATACCAGGATGTCCATGTGAATGTTGTTGACCCAAAG GAGGTGACCTTGGACTTGGTGGAGCTGACTTTTAAAGATCAGTATATTGGGCGTGGGGATATGTGGCGACTGAAGAAAAGTTTG GTCAGCACGTGTGCATATGTCACTCAAAAGGTGGAATTTGCAGGTATCAG GGCACAAGCAGGTGAACTGTGGGTTAAGAGTGAGAAAGTCACTTGTGGATACATCAGTGAGGATACACGG GTGGTCTTCCGCTCCACTTCTGCCATGGTTTATATTTTTATCCAGATGAGCTGTGAAATGTGGGATTTTGATATCTATG GGGACCTGTACTTTGAGAAAGCTGTGAATGGTTTCCTTGCTGATCTCTTCACAAAATGGAAG GAGAAGAATTGCAGCCATGAAGTGACAGTTGTTCTATTTTCTAGAACATTTTACGAAGCAAAATCTATAG ATGAGTTTCCTGAAACACATCGTGCATCGATTCGGCAGGATCATGAGGGAAGATTTTATGAAGATTTTTACAA AGTTGTAGTTCAGAATGAGAGACGAGAAGAGTGGACCTCATTGCTTGTGACcattaaaaagcttttcatccaGTATCCTGTGCTGGTACGACTAGAGCAAGCAG AGGGCTTTCCTCCAGGTTACAATTCTACATCAGCACAAGGGAACTACCTGGAGGCCATAAATCTTTCATTCAATG TGTTTGACAAGCATTATATAAACCGGAACTTTGATCGGACTGGCCAGATGTCCGTGGTTATCACACCTGGTGTAGGGGTGTTTGAAGTCGATCGCCTCCTTATGATTCTAACCAAACAGCGGATGATAGACAATG GGATTGGTGTGGACTTGGTCTGCATGGGAGAACAACCACTGCATGCTGTACCACTCTTTAAG CTCCATAATCGCTGTGGACCTGGAGATTCCAGGCTGGGTGACGACTACAATATTCCGCACTGGATAAACCATAG tttCTACACATCCAAAAGCCAGCTCCTATGTAACAGCTTCACTCCGCGGATCAAGCTGGCAGGGAGAAAA CCACTGactgagaaagcaaaaaatagcCGAGATTCCT cattaggGGCTCCAAAAGATGCTGAGAATGCCCTGCCTATCCAGGTTGATTATGATGGCTATGATGCCCAGGTGTTCAGACTGCCAGGCCCATCCAGAGCCCAGCGCTGCACCACTTTCAG CAGGTCtgtgagggagagagaaagtCGTACCCGAAAGAGCTCTAGTTCCTATGATGTCTCATGCAGCCCTTCTCTCCAGAGCCGCACTTTACCTCCAGAGGAGGTGAGGAGCCAGGCTTCCGATGACAGCTCCCTGGGCAAGATCTCCAACATCCTGATGATCCCACGGCCTCATCTGCACCAGTATGAAGTCAGCAGCTCTTTGGGCTATACCAGCACCAGAG ATGTCCTTGAGAACATGCTGGAGTCTCAGCAACGTGACTCCAGCGCCCCTGGGAGGTTCCACGTTGGCAGTGCAGAATCCATGCTGCACATTCGGCCTGGGGGATATACACCCCAGCGGGCGCTGATCAACCCATTTGCCCCGTCCCGCATGCCTATGAAACTTACATCTAACAGGAGGCGCTGGATGCATACTTTTCCTGTGG GTCCATCAGGAGAAGCTATCCAGATCCATCATCAAACTCGTCAGAATATGGCAGAAATGCAGGGCAACGGGCAGCAGGATTTGACACATTCCTCTGCTGAACTGCTTGAGCTGGCTTACCATGAGGCAACTGGCAG aCATACCAGTTCTCGGCATCCAGGTGACAGTGCTTCCTTCCTGGGCTTCAGTGGAACAGAAGAGTATTCAAACGGTCTGGCTGGCAGCAATGGTGCAG gGATGAACCTCAAGCCTCAGAATAAGGATTCATTGGAAGATGCTGTCTCTAATTCTCCAGATCCAA TGCCAGGCTTCTGTTGTACAGTTGGAGTGGATTGGAAATCTCTCACTACTCCGGCATGTCTCCCTCTTACCACGGACTACTTCCCCGACCGTCAGAGTCTGCAGAATGATTACACCGAGGGTTGTTACGATCTCCTTCCAGAGGCTGACATTGACAG GAGAGATGAGGAAGGAGTGCAGATGACAGCCCAACAGGTGTTTGAGGAGTTCATTTGTCAGCGTCTCATGCAAGGCTATCAAATTATTGTGCAATCCAAACCACAGAAACCAGCCACAACTGTGCCACCCCCACTCAGCAGCAGTCCCCTTTATAGTCGAG GTCTCGTATCAAGAAATCGGCCTGAGGAAGAAGACCAGTACTGGCTGAGCATGGGCCGTACTTTCCACAAAGTaacattaaaagacaaaataattactGTGACTCGATACCTGCCAAA GTATCCATATGAATCTGCTCAGATAAACTACACTTACAGCTTGTGCCCCTCACACTCTGACTCGGAATTTGTCTCTTGCTGGGTAGAATTTTCCCACGAGAGACTGGAAGAGTACAAGTGGAATTACTTGGATCAGTATATCTGCTCTGCTGGTTCGGAGGATTTCAG CCTCATCGAATCACTGAAATTTTGGAGGACTCGCTTTCTCCTTCTGCCTGCCTGCATCAGCGCCACAAAGCGCATTATGGAAGGAGAAGTGCACTGTGATGTGTACGGAGACAAGCCCCGTTCTGATGAGGAAGAGTGGCAGCTCCTAGATGGATTCATTCGCTTTGTGGAAGGTTTGAACCGCATTCGTCGACGCCATCGATCTGATCGAATGATTCGA aAAGGGTCTGCCATGAAAGGCTTGCAGATTGCTGGTCCAATTCCCACCCACTCTCTGGAGCAGTCTGGGCCTCCCATTGGGAAGAAAGGAACCTCAgcactctctgctctgcttgagATGGAAGCCAGTCAGAA GACTCTGGGGGAGCAGCAAGCAGCAATGCTTTCTGGAAAAAGCTCAGGTCAGCCTTCGGATAGCGGGAGCATTGCTATCACACCAACCTATATGGACAGCCCTCGTAAG GATGGGGCCTTCTTTATGGATTTTGTTCGCAGCCCACGCACAACATCAACCTTCTACTCACAG GTCTCTATAGATCAATCAGTTCCTGTGACCTCAGATGGTAACACCTTGATAAACACAGGGCAGTCAGCCGACAGGGGCAACGCTCAGAACTTGGGAAGTTCCCAGAACGTAGCAGACCCAGGATATGTCACAGCTGGCACTGCAGAGGGCGG ctcccagcagtgTTCAGCAAGCTCTCTGACTTCCTCCTCCACCTTGATAGAGATTCTTGAAGCCATGAAACATCCCAC CACAGGGATACAACTGCTCTCTGAACAGAAGGGCCTATCTCCGTACTGTTTCATCAGTGCAGAAGTTGTACACTGGCTGGTGAATAATGTGGAAGGTGTGCAAACCCAAGCCATGGCGATTGACATAATGCAG aaaatgctggaagagcagctgaTTGTCCATGCATCCGGAGAAGCTTTACGAACCTTTATttatggcttttatttttacaagattGTTGTGGACAAAGAACCTGACCGAG TGGGCATGCAGCAGCCTGCCATGTGGCACACAGCTGCTATGGATGACTTCTCCGCCTTCCAGAGGAAATGGTTTGAGGTGGCGTTTGTGGCAGAAGAGCTCCTGCACTCGGAAATCCCAGCGTTTttcctgccctggctgcccagCCGCCCAGCCTCCTATGCAAGTAGGCACAGTTCCTTTAGCCGCAGTTTcggaggacggagccaggcagCTGCACTATTAG CTGCCACGGTGCCTGAACAGCGGACAGTGACGCTCGATGTGGATGTGAATAACCGCACTGACCGTTTGGAGTGGTGCAGCTGTTATTACCATGGCAATTTCTCCTTGAACGCTGCCTTTGAAATCAAGTTACACTGGATGGCAGTGACTGCAGCTGTTCTTTTTGAGATG GTTCAGGGCTGGCATCGTAAAGCCACATCCTGTGGTTTCTTGCTAGTCCCAGTCTTGGAAGGCCCATTTGCATTGCCCAGTTACTTGTATGGAGACCCACTTCGAGCTCAGTTGTTCATCCCACTCAATGTTAGCTGCTTGTTGAAGGAGGGTAGTGAGCATTTGTTTGATG GCTTTGAACCAGAGACATACTGGGACCGTATGCACCTCCTCCAGGAAGCAATAGCATACAG attCGGATTTGTGCAAGATAAATACTCGGCTTCTGCATTCAACTTTCCAGCTGAGAACAAGCCCCAGTATATTCATGTCACAG GGACGGTGTTTCTGCAGCTGCCATATTCAAAGCGGAAATTTTCTTGTGGGCAGCAGCGACGCCGGCGCAACTCCACTAGCTCCACCAACCAGAACATGTTTTGTGAAGAGCGCATTGGCTACAACTGGGCCTACAACACCATGCTGACAAAAACGTGGCGGTCCAGTGCCACTGGGGATGAGAAATTTGCTGATCGGTTGCTGAAAGACTTTACAGATTTTTGCTGGAACAAAGATAGCCGGCTTGTGTTATTCTGGACTGACTGCCTAGATAAGATGCACGCTAGTGCTCCGTGA
- the DEPDC5 gene encoding GATOR1 complex protein DEPDC5 isoform X4: protein MRTNKVYKLVIHKKGFGGSDDELVVNPKVFLQIKLGDVVEIAHPNDEYSPLLLQVKSLKEDLQKETISVDQTVAQVFRLRPYQDVHVNVVDPKEVTLDLVELTFKDQYIGRGDMWRLKKSLVSTCAYVTQKVEFAGIRAQAGELWVKSEKVTCGYISEDTRVVFRSTSAMVYIFIQMSCEMWDFDIYGDLYFEKAVNGFLADLFTKWKEKNCSHEVTVVLFSRTFYEAKSIDEFPETHRASIRQDHEGRFYEDFYKVVVQNERREEWTSLLVTIKKLFIQYPVLVRLEQAEGFPPGYNSTSAQGNYLEAINLSFNVFDKHYINRNFDRTGQMSVVITPGVGVFEVDRLLMILTKQRMIDNGIGVDLVCMGEQPLHAVPLFKLHNRCGPGDSRLGDDYNIPHWINHSFYTSKSQLLCNSFTPRIKLAGRKPLTEKAKNSRDSSLGAPKDAENALPIQVDYDGYDAQVFRLPGPSRAQRCTTFRSVRERESRTRKSSSSYDVSCSPSLQSRTLPPEEVRSQASDDSSLGKISNILMIPRPHLHQYEVSSSLGYTSTRDVLENMLESQQRDSSAPGRFHVGSAESMLHIRPGGYTPQRALINPFAPSRMPMKLTSNRRRWMHTFPVGPSGEAIQIHHQTRQNMAEMQGNGQQDLTHSSAELLELAYHEATGRHTSSRHPGDSASFLGFSGTEEYSNGLAGSNGAGMNLKPQNKDSLEDAVSNSPDPMPGFCCTVGVDWKSLTTPACLPLTTDYFPDRQSLQNDYTEGCYDLLPEADIDRRDEEGVQMTAQQVFEEFICQRLMQGYQIIVQSKPQKPATTVPPPLSSSPLYSRGLVSRNRPEEEDQYWLSMGRTFHKVTLKDKIITVTRYLPKYPYESAQINYTYSLCPSHSDSEFVSCWVEFSHERLEEYKWNYLDQYICSAGSEDFSLIESLKFWRTRFLLLPACISATKRIMEGEVHCDVYGDKPRSDEEEWQLLDGFIRFVEGLNRIRRRHRSDRMIRKGSAMKGLQIAGPIPTHSLEQSGPPIGKKGTSALSALLEMEASQKTLGEQQAAMLSGKSSGQPSDSGSIAITPTYMDSPRKDGAFFMDFVRSPRTTSTFYSQVSIDQSVPVTSDGNTLINTGQSADRGNAQNLGSSQNVADPGYVTAGTAEGGSQQCSASSLTSSSTLIEILEAMKHPTTGIQLLSEQKGLSPYCFISAEVVHWLVNNVEGVQTQAMAIDIMQKMLEEQLIVHASGEALRTFIYGFYFYKIVVDKEPDRVGMQQPAMWHTAAMDDFSAFQRKWFEVAFVAEELLHSEIPAFFLPWLPSRPASYASRHSSFSRSFGGRSQAAALLAATVPEQRTVTLDVDVNNRTDRLEWCSCYYHGNFSLNAAFEIKLHWMAVTAAVLFEMVQGWHRKATSCGFLLVPVLEGPFALPSYLYGDPLRAQLFIPLNVSCLLKEGSEHLFDGFEPETYWDRMHLLQEAIAYRFGFVQDKYSASAFNFPAENKPQYIHVTGTVFLQLPYSKRKFSCGQQRRRRNSTSSTNQNMFCEERIGYNWAYNTMLTKTWRSSATGDEKFADRLLKDFTDFCWNKDSRLVLFWTDCLDKMHASAP, encoded by the exons ATGAGAACCAACAAGGTGTACAAGCTCGTCATACACAAGAAGGGTTTTGGAGGCAGCG ATGATGAACTGGTGGTGAATCCTAAAGTATTTCTTCAAATCAAGCTGGGAGATGTTGTGGAAATTGCACATCCCAATGATGAATACAG CCCCCTGCTCCTACAAGTGAAGTCACTGAAGGAAGATTTACAGAAAG AAACTATAAGTGTGGATCAGACTGTTGCACAGGTGTTCCGGCTTCGGCCATACCAGGATGTCCATGTGAATGTTGTTGACCCAAAG GAGGTGACCTTGGACTTGGTGGAGCTGACTTTTAAAGATCAGTATATTGGGCGTGGGGATATGTGGCGACTGAAGAAAAGTTTG GTCAGCACGTGTGCATATGTCACTCAAAAGGTGGAATTTGCAGGTATCAG GGCACAAGCAGGTGAACTGTGGGTTAAGAGTGAGAAAGTCACTTGTGGATACATCAGTGAGGATACACGG GTGGTCTTCCGCTCCACTTCTGCCATGGTTTATATTTTTATCCAGATGAGCTGTGAAATGTGGGATTTTGATATCTATG GGGACCTGTACTTTGAGAAAGCTGTGAATGGTTTCCTTGCTGATCTCTTCACAAAATGGAAG GAGAAGAATTGCAGCCATGAAGTGACAGTTGTTCTATTTTCTAGAACATTTTACGAAGCAAAATCTATAG ATGAGTTTCCTGAAACACATCGTGCATCGATTCGGCAGGATCATGAGGGAAGATTTTATGAAGATTTTTACAA AGTTGTAGTTCAGAATGAGAGACGAGAAGAGTGGACCTCATTGCTTGTGACcattaaaaagcttttcatccaGTATCCTGTGCTGGTACGACTAGAGCAAGCAG AGGGCTTTCCTCCAGGTTACAATTCTACATCAGCACAAGGGAACTACCTGGAGGCCATAAATCTTTCATTCAATG TGTTTGACAAGCATTATATAAACCGGAACTTTGATCGGACTGGCCAGATGTCCGTGGTTATCACACCTGGTGTAGGGGTGTTTGAAGTCGATCGCCTCCTTATGATTCTAACCAAACAGCGGATGATAGACAATG GGATTGGTGTGGACTTGGTCTGCATGGGAGAACAACCACTGCATGCTGTACCACTCTTTAAG CTCCATAATCGCTGTGGACCTGGAGATTCCAGGCTGGGTGACGACTACAATATTCCGCACTGGATAAACCATAG tttCTACACATCCAAAAGCCAGCTCCTATGTAACAGCTTCACTCCGCGGATCAAGCTGGCAGGGAGAAAA CCACTGactgagaaagcaaaaaatagcCGAGATTCCT cattaggGGCTCCAAAAGATGCTGAGAATGCCCTGCCTATCCAGGTTGATTATGATGGCTATGATGCCCAGGTGTTCAGACTGCCAGGCCCATCCAGAGCCCAGCGCTGCACCACTTTCAG GTCtgtgagggagagagaaagtCGTACCCGAAAGAGCTCTAGTTCCTATGATGTCTCATGCAGCCCTTCTCTCCAGAGCCGCACTTTACCTCCAGAGGAGGTGAGGAGCCAGGCTTCCGATGACAGCTCCCTGGGCAAGATCTCCAACATCCTGATGATCCCACGGCCTCATCTGCACCAGTATGAAGTCAGCAGCTCTTTGGGCTATACCAGCACCAGAG ATGTCCTTGAGAACATGCTGGAGTCTCAGCAACGTGACTCCAGCGCCCCTGGGAGGTTCCACGTTGGCAGTGCAGAATCCATGCTGCACATTCGGCCTGGGGGATATACACCCCAGCGGGCGCTGATCAACCCATTTGCCCCGTCCCGCATGCCTATGAAACTTACATCTAACAGGAGGCGCTGGATGCATACTTTTCCTGTGG GTCCATCAGGAGAAGCTATCCAGATCCATCATCAAACTCGTCAGAATATGGCAGAAATGCAGGGCAACGGGCAGCAGGATTTGACACATTCCTCTGCTGAACTGCTTGAGCTGGCTTACCATGAGGCAACTGGCAG aCATACCAGTTCTCGGCATCCAGGTGACAGTGCTTCCTTCCTGGGCTTCAGTGGAACAGAAGAGTATTCAAACGGTCTGGCTGGCAGCAATGGTGCAG gGATGAACCTCAAGCCTCAGAATAAGGATTCATTGGAAGATGCTGTCTCTAATTCTCCAGATCCAA TGCCAGGCTTCTGTTGTACAGTTGGAGTGGATTGGAAATCTCTCACTACTCCGGCATGTCTCCCTCTTACCACGGACTACTTCCCCGACCGTCAGAGTCTGCAGAATGATTACACCGAGGGTTGTTACGATCTCCTTCCAGAGGCTGACATTGACAG GAGAGATGAGGAAGGAGTGCAGATGACAGCCCAACAGGTGTTTGAGGAGTTCATTTGTCAGCGTCTCATGCAAGGCTATCAAATTATTGTGCAATCCAAACCACAGAAACCAGCCACAACTGTGCCACCCCCACTCAGCAGCAGTCCCCTTTATAGTCGAG GTCTCGTATCAAGAAATCGGCCTGAGGAAGAAGACCAGTACTGGCTGAGCATGGGCCGTACTTTCCACAAAGTaacattaaaagacaaaataattactGTGACTCGATACCTGCCAAA GTATCCATATGAATCTGCTCAGATAAACTACACTTACAGCTTGTGCCCCTCACACTCTGACTCGGAATTTGTCTCTTGCTGGGTAGAATTTTCCCACGAGAGACTGGAAGAGTACAAGTGGAATTACTTGGATCAGTATATCTGCTCTGCTGGTTCGGAGGATTTCAG CCTCATCGAATCACTGAAATTTTGGAGGACTCGCTTTCTCCTTCTGCCTGCCTGCATCAGCGCCACAAAGCGCATTATGGAAGGAGAAGTGCACTGTGATGTGTACGGAGACAAGCCCCGTTCTGATGAGGAAGAGTGGCAGCTCCTAGATGGATTCATTCGCTTTGTGGAAGGTTTGAACCGCATTCGTCGACGCCATCGATCTGATCGAATGATTCGA aAAGGGTCTGCCATGAAAGGCTTGCAGATTGCTGGTCCAATTCCCACCCACTCTCTGGAGCAGTCTGGGCCTCCCATTGGGAAGAAAGGAACCTCAgcactctctgctctgcttgagATGGAAGCCAGTCAGAA GACTCTGGGGGAGCAGCAAGCAGCAATGCTTTCTGGAAAAAGCTCAGGTCAGCCTTCGGATAGCGGGAGCATTGCTATCACACCAACCTATATGGACAGCCCTCGTAAG GATGGGGCCTTCTTTATGGATTTTGTTCGCAGCCCACGCACAACATCAACCTTCTACTCACAG GTCTCTATAGATCAATCAGTTCCTGTGACCTCAGATGGTAACACCTTGATAAACACAGGGCAGTCAGCCGACAGGGGCAACGCTCAGAACTTGGGAAGTTCCCAGAACGTAGCAGACCCAGGATATGTCACAGCTGGCACTGCAGAGGGCGG ctcccagcagtgTTCAGCAAGCTCTCTGACTTCCTCCTCCACCTTGATAGAGATTCTTGAAGCCATGAAACATCCCAC CACAGGGATACAACTGCTCTCTGAACAGAAGGGCCTATCTCCGTACTGTTTCATCAGTGCAGAAGTTGTACACTGGCTGGTGAATAATGTGGAAGGTGTGCAAACCCAAGCCATGGCGATTGACATAATGCAG aaaatgctggaagagcagctgaTTGTCCATGCATCCGGAGAAGCTTTACGAACCTTTATttatggcttttatttttacaagattGTTGTGGACAAAGAACCTGACCGAG TGGGCATGCAGCAGCCTGCCATGTGGCACACAGCTGCTATGGATGACTTCTCCGCCTTCCAGAGGAAATGGTTTGAGGTGGCGTTTGTGGCAGAAGAGCTCCTGCACTCGGAAATCCCAGCGTTTttcctgccctggctgcccagCCGCCCAGCCTCCTATGCAAGTAGGCACAGTTCCTTTAGCCGCAGTTTcggaggacggagccaggcagCTGCACTATTAG CTGCCACGGTGCCTGAACAGCGGACAGTGACGCTCGATGTGGATGTGAATAACCGCACTGACCGTTTGGAGTGGTGCAGCTGTTATTACCATGGCAATTTCTCCTTGAACGCTGCCTTTGAAATCAAGTTACACTGGATGGCAGTGACTGCAGCTGTTCTTTTTGAGATG GTTCAGGGCTGGCATCGTAAAGCCACATCCTGTGGTTTCTTGCTAGTCCCAGTCTTGGAAGGCCCATTTGCATTGCCCAGTTACTTGTATGGAGACCCACTTCGAGCTCAGTTGTTCATCCCACTCAATGTTAGCTGCTTGTTGAAGGAGGGTAGTGAGCATTTGTTTGATG GCTTTGAACCAGAGACATACTGGGACCGTATGCACCTCCTCCAGGAAGCAATAGCATACAG attCGGATTTGTGCAAGATAAATACTCGGCTTCTGCATTCAACTTTCCAGCTGAGAACAAGCCCCAGTATATTCATGTCACAG GGACGGTGTTTCTGCAGCTGCCATATTCAAAGCGGAAATTTTCTTGTGGGCAGCAGCGACGCCGGCGCAACTCCACTAGCTCCACCAACCAGAACATGTTTTGTGAAGAGCGCATTGGCTACAACTGGGCCTACAACACCATGCTGACAAAAACGTGGCGGTCCAGTGCCACTGGGGATGAGAAATTTGCTGATCGGTTGCTGAAAGACTTTACAGATTTTTGCTGGAACAAAGATAGCCGGCTTGTGTTATTCTGGACTGACTGCCTAGATAAGATGCACGCTAGTGCTCCGTGA